The Agarilytica rhodophyticola genome has a window encoding:
- a CDS encoding response regulator, protein MAKSHIVFDPDSDIDTVSATFAHNISTPLTIAQLNADLLKQYFEAIMQTLETKNCEAIPEHLRPAIEKAPELIYSNLESIQRTLVQYKSYLNAQHNKANDKGAAKQESVALPREGNYRILLVDDEDIHHDIGEAALGSSHTITHALSGRLALKECQSSTFDIILMDIQMPELAGPQTVEQLRSFINKNTLIIGLSNMPIHSQREELIRCGFNGFLDKPLKRDSFNDLIASLTN, encoded by the coding sequence ATGGCCAAAAGTCATATAGTTTTTGATCCCGATAGTGATATCGACACGGTATCGGCCACATTCGCGCATAATATTTCAACGCCTTTAACAATTGCTCAACTCAATGCCGACCTACTCAAGCAATATTTTGAGGCGATCATGCAAACGCTAGAGACAAAGAATTGTGAGGCGATACCTGAGCATTTACGGCCTGCGATAGAAAAAGCCCCCGAGCTGATCTATAGCAATTTAGAAAGTATCCAACGTACATTAGTCCAGTACAAAAGTTATCTCAACGCTCAGCACAACAAGGCGAATGACAAAGGTGCAGCAAAACAAGAGTCTGTCGCCTTACCCCGCGAAGGTAACTACCGGATTCTGTTAGTAGACGACGAAGATATCCACCATGATATTGGTGAAGCTGCTCTGGGCTCCAGCCACACGATCACCCATGCACTTAGCGGTCGCCTGGCACTTAAAGAGTGCCAATCGTCCACATTTGATATCATTTTAATGGATATACAAATGCCAGAGCTAGCAGGCCCTCAGACAGTTGAACAACTTAGAAGCTTTATCAATAAAAATACTTTAATTATTGGTTTAAGCAATATGCCAATCCATTCTCAACGTGAAGAATTAATACGGTGTGGATTTAACGGTTTTCTCGACAAACCACTAAAACGCGACTCATTTAATGATTTAATAGCGTCTTTGACGAATTGA
- a CDS encoding response regulator, translating into MGKPEISLYYHPTTTVYIDDNRDFLNSLTLKSEPAVFKLFSDPHEGLAYVESQFKLSENFSKGEPLSPDINTPSKLVLPQNQICRKLDTLNRFAEPSVIVVDFSMPQLNGLDLCSQISSPNAKKILLTGVANEKQAIHALNCDLIDFYIGKSEEELTTRLTSIVSTLNNRYFTDLMPLSSHDAKQQIPFLYDSDFADYFEQLCEDLGAIEYYYVTNPGGFLLIDKFGTISRLIVLTQDEYRNSIKEVQEKGASSDCISTLEEHSHVPFFQNEDGVFDEKRLEAWSQNIYPIQRINGNQEYVCALLEKRFKSLTCYQDYIEMPSNRLH; encoded by the coding sequence ATGGGAAAACCTGAAATCAGTCTTTATTATCATCCCACCACAACGGTTTATATAGACGATAATAGAGATTTTCTAAATTCATTAACCCTAAAGTCAGAACCAGCTGTATTCAAGCTTTTCAGCGATCCTCATGAAGGTCTTGCCTATGTGGAATCGCAGTTCAAACTTAGCGAAAACTTTAGTAAAGGCGAACCACTTTCTCCTGATATTAATACGCCTAGTAAATTGGTTTTACCTCAAAATCAAATCTGCAGAAAGCTAGATACGTTGAACCGCTTTGCCGAACCATCGGTAATAGTTGTGGATTTCAGTATGCCACAGCTTAACGGTCTCGATCTGTGTTCACAGATATCAAGCCCTAATGCAAAAAAGATACTGCTAACCGGCGTTGCTAACGAAAAGCAAGCAATACATGCATTGAATTGTGATTTGATAGACTTCTATATTGGTAAAAGTGAAGAAGAGCTGACCACTCGACTAACATCAATTGTTAGCACGTTAAATAACCGTTATTTTACCGATTTAATGCCACTTTCCAGCCACGATGCCAAACAGCAAATCCCCTTCCTCTACGATTCGGATTTTGCCGACTATTTTGAGCAATTATGCGAGGATCTGGGCGCAATTGAGTACTATTACGTTACTAATCCTGGGGGATTTTTACTGATCGATAAATTTGGGACAATTAGTCGCCTTATCGTTTTGACGCAGGATGAGTATCGTAATTCAATCAAGGAAGTACAAGAAAAGGGAGCTTCTAGCGATTGCATAAGCACCCTTGAAGAACACAGTCATGTGCCATTCTTTCAAAATGAAGATGGTGTTTTTGATGAAAAAAGACTCGAAGCGTGGAGCCAAAATATCTATCCGATTCAACGTATTAATGGCAACCAGGAATACGTCTGCGCATTACTTGAGAAAAGGTTTAAAAGCTTGACCTGCTATCAGGACTATATAGAAATGCCCTCTAACAGGCTGCATTAA